In a single window of the Coffea eugenioides isolate CCC68of chromosome 3, Ceug_1.0, whole genome shotgun sequence genome:
- the LOC113764813 gene encoding putative late blight resistance protein homolog R1B-8 isoform X1: protein MTDNELLEFIDLILQNLADLTNDDMNWKIANTKSSIYAALSAQVQDLEAKLTFLKSFIPFAKMRGTADIPALLLAHFEVVALTAARLSYMWSFWNDFEAKHNPEFYDRSACSFKLLSIRAVDFHVYEIYKEVLAASNSLASLHTAVMDERILNNFNDSLIGRLWELLCCSSSFVDSMKDEMQKLYAGLRFLRSILREHHEMMDEQNEKIGALLGEAGIIIFSPNLSRVIEGEVSFSGSTQVLDFCDLLANIKHFKDQISGSSTIESLPNSSHSLRAPEVSQTSSRMLSKGKMPIDHEVMVGLDDEAEKVIEPLIKHFEDQLSVSSTIQSLPNSSHSLRAPEVSQTSSRMLSKGKMPIAREIMVGLDDEAAKVIERLRWGSEQVEIVPIVGMAGLGKTTLAKKVYNDSSVTCHFHICLWCTVSQEFNMKNVLLQILCSDGKHSRKDELQNLDEDDLVQKLCKKLLKNRYLVVFDDVWDIKVWNELRTAFPNDKNGSRIIFTSRSSNVASQVHYGGEPHYLHPLSEKESSELLLKKVFGEEEECPQALHGLGMEIAEKCWGLPLALVVVAGVLATKEHDILVWEKFAESLTSTMVSGTDQCKKSLELSYEHLPYHLKACLLYFAAFREDEKIGAKKLMCLWIAEGFVEIIEGKRSEDTAEEYLMDLIGRNLVMVSKSRSIGGVKTCYIHDLIFEFCKGEAKEKKFLQVLRGYDELSTFNEHPNLPRLSICSSGEDFIKSRLFCPHLASLLFFDATAFLHKFKLLNISFLFCIYKRLNVLNLEGINLRLNELPAEVESLLRLRYLALEAERMRFIPPSIAKLSHLETFCLNSHQIVSLPDSIWNMKKLRHVHAKMGVVIRVSSNDKGVENLSTLPNLGTLSCLRLYKEGENLLRRIPNVRRLNISDERTGNGVLNMSRLDCLESLTLGSREHVELSFPMNMKKLSLYNVGLPCRKMSLVEQLPYLEVLELRKQSMVGHMWELMEKGFPKLRVLTLEEVEVEEWTEADPDSGYGYFPRLQQLNLQRISKLEKTPACLGSISNLKTIQVAHCGSRVKSLVREIEEEQKDNYGNDVNLKIIIID, encoded by the coding sequence ATGACAGATAATGAACTGTTGGAATTCATAGACCTCATCCTGCAAAATCTAGCAGATTTGACAAATGACGATATGAATTGGAAAATTGCTAATACTAAATCGTCTATTTATGCTGCTTTGAGTGCTCAAGTCCAAGATCTTGAAGCAAAGCTGACATTCTTGAAAAGCTTCATTCCCTTTGCCAAAATGCGAGGAACCGCAGATATTCCTGCCTTGCTATTGGCTCACTTTGAAGTGGTGGCTTTGACCGCAGCACGCCTCTCTTACATGTGGTCCTTTTGGAATGATTTTGAGGCAAAGCACAATCCTGAGTTCTACGACAGAAGTGCTTGCAGCTTCAAACTCCTCAGCATCAGAGCTGTTGATTTTCATGTCTACGAGATTTATAAGGAAGTACTTGCAGCTTCAAACTCCTTAGCATCATTACATACAGCAGTGATGGATGAGCGGATATTGAACAACTTCAACGATTCTCTGATAGGACGTCTCTGGGAGTTGTTATGCTGCAGCTCTAGCTTTGTGGATTCTATGaaagatgaaatgcaaaaaCTCTATGCAGGACTGAGGTTTTTGAGAAGCATTTTAAGGGAGCATCATGAGATGATGGatgaacaaaatgaaaaaattggagCTCTCCTTGGTGAGGCAGGCATTATAATATTCTCGCCCAATCTGAGCAGAGTGATAGAAGGAGAAGTTAGCTTCTCAGGATCCACCCAGGTTCTTGATTTTTGTGATCTGCTGGCCAATATCAAGCATTTTAAGGATCAGATCAGTGGCTCAAGTACTATAGAGAGTCTTCCTAATTCCTCTCATAGCTTAAGAGCACCAGAAGTTAGCCAGACTTCCAGCCGCATGCTATCAAAAGGTAAAATGCCAATAGACCATGAAGTCATGGTTGGTCTTGATGATGAGGCAGAAAAAGTAATTGAACCACTTATCAAGCATTTTGAGGATCAGCTCAGTGTCTCAAGTACTATACAGAGTCTTCCTAATTCCTCTCATAGCTTAAGAGCACCAGAAGTTAGCCAGACTTCCAGCCGCATGCTATCAAAAGGTAAAATGCCAATAGCTCGTGAAATCATGGTTGGTCTTGACGATGAGGCAGCAAAAGTAATTGAACGACTTAGATGGGGATCAGAACAGGTGGAAATTGTTCCCATTGTGGGAATGGCTGGGCTTGGTAAGACGACTTTAGCcaaaaaagtttacaatgataGTTCAGTAACCTGTCACTTCCACATTTGTCTTTGGTGCACTGTTTCTCAAGAATTTAACATGAAAAATGTGTTACTTCAAATTTTGTGCTCTGATGGCAAACATTCTAGGAAGGATGAGCTTCAAAATCTGGATGAAGATGACTTGGTTCAAAAGCTCTGCAAAAAGCTATTGAAGAATCGGtatcttgttgtttttgatGATGTCTGGGACATTAAGGTATGGAATGAGCTGAGAACTGCATTCCCCAATGACAAGAATGGAAGTAGAATCATCTTTACGAGTCGATCTTCTAATGTAGCTTCACAGGTTCATTATGGTGGAGAACCTCACTATCTTCACCCACTCAGTGAGAAAGAAAGTTCCGAATTGCTGCTGAAGAAGGTgtttggagaagaagaagaatgtcCTCAAGCATTGCATGGATTGGGAATGGAGATTGCTGAAAAGTGCTGGGGATTGCCACTTGCACTTGTTGTTGTAGCTGGAGTCCTAGCAACTAAAGAGCATGATATTTTGGTTTGGGAAAAGTTTGCTGAAAGTTTAACTTCAACCATGGTGTCTGGTACAGACCAGTGCAAGAAGTCGTTGGAGCTCAGTTATGAGCATTTACCATACCACTTGAAGGCATGCTTGCTGTATTTTGCTGCATTTCGAGAAGATGAAAAAATTGGTGCCAAGAAGTTGATGTGTCTATGGATTGCAGAAGGATTTGTGGAAATAATTGAAGGAAAGAGATCAGAGGATACTGCAGAAGAATATCTGATGGATCTAATTGGTCGAAACTTAGTTATGGTAAGTAAAAGCAGATCCATTGGTGGAGTCAAAACTTGTTACATTCACGATTTGATATTTGAGTTCTGTAAGGGCGAggcgaaagaaaagaaatttcttcaggTCCTGCGAGGTTATGATGAGCTTTCTACCTTTAATGAGCATCCCAACCTACCTCGGTTGTCCATTTGCTCCAGTGGAGAAGATTTTATAAAGTCAAGGCTATTTTGTCCGCATTTAGCCAGTCTGCTATTCTTTGATGCTACTGCTTTTTTGCATAAGTTTAAGTTGCTTAACATCTCCTTCCTTTTTTGCATCTACAAACGTCTTAACGTTCTGAATTTAGAGGGCATTAACCTAAGGCTGAACGAGCTTCCAGCTGAAGTGGAATCACTTCTTCGTTTGAGGTACTTAGCCCTTGAAGCAGAGCGCATGCGATTCATTCCACCATCTATAGCCAAGCTCTCACATTTGGAAACCTTCTGTCTAAATTCTCACCAGATAGTTTCATTGCCAGATAGCATCTGGAACATGAAGAAGTTGAGGCATGTACATGCAAAGATGGGCGTTGTTATTCGTGTATCTTCCAACGACAAAGGTGTTGAAAACCTCTCCACTTTACCCAATTTAGGCACACTCTCTTGTTTGCGTCTTTATAAAGAGGGAGAGAACTTATTGAGAAGGATTCCCAACGTTCGCCGACTTAATATTTCCGATGAACGGACTGGAAATGGAGTGTTGAACATGAGTCGACTAGACTGCCTAGAGTCACTCACCTTAGGTTCACGGGAACATGTTGAGCTTTCCTTTCCCATGAATATGAAGAAGTTGAGTCTTTACAATGTGGGTCTTCCCTGTAGAAAAATGTCATTGGTTGAACAACTACCCTATCTTGAAGTCCTCGAATTAAgaaagcagtcaatggtcggcCATATGTGGGAGCTGATGGAAAAAGGATTCCCTAAACTCAGGGTCTTGACGTTGGAAGAAGTAGAGGTGGAGGAGTGGACAGAGGCAGACCCTGACAGTGGTTATGGTTACTTCCCGCGTCTTCAGCAATTAAATCTTCAAAGAATTTCTAAATTGGAAAAGACGCCTGCTTGTTTAGGGAGTATATCTAATCTAAAAACAATTCAGGTGGCGCATTGCGGAAGTAGAGTCAAATCTTTAGTACGGGAAATTGAAGAAGAACAGAAAGATAATTATGGAAATGATGTGAATCTGAAGATCATCATCATAGATTGA
- the LOC113764813 gene encoding putative late blight resistance protein homolog R1B-8 isoform X2, translating to MNWKIANTKSSIYAALSAQVQDLEAKLTFLKSFIPFAKMRGTADIPALLLAHFEVVALTAARLSYMWSFWNDFEAKHNPEFYDRSACSFKLLSIRAVDFHVYEIYKEVLAASNSLASLHTAVMDERILNNFNDSLIGRLWELLCCSSSFVDSMKDEMQKLYAGLRFLRSILREHHEMMDEQNEKIGALLGEAGIIIFSPNLSRVIEGEVSFSGSTQVLDFCDLLANIKHFKDQISGSSTIESLPNSSHSLRAPEVSQTSSRMLSKGKMPIDHEVMVGLDDEAEKVIEPLIKHFEDQLSVSSTIQSLPNSSHSLRAPEVSQTSSRMLSKGKMPIAREIMVGLDDEAAKVIERLRWGSEQVEIVPIVGMAGLGKTTLAKKVYNDSSVTCHFHICLWCTVSQEFNMKNVLLQILCSDGKHSRKDELQNLDEDDLVQKLCKKLLKNRYLVVFDDVWDIKVWNELRTAFPNDKNGSRIIFTSRSSNVASQVHYGGEPHYLHPLSEKESSELLLKKVFGEEEECPQALHGLGMEIAEKCWGLPLALVVVAGVLATKEHDILVWEKFAESLTSTMVSGTDQCKKSLELSYEHLPYHLKACLLYFAAFREDEKIGAKKLMCLWIAEGFVEIIEGKRSEDTAEEYLMDLIGRNLVMVSKSRSIGGVKTCYIHDLIFEFCKGEAKEKKFLQVLRGYDELSTFNEHPNLPRLSICSSGEDFIKSRLFCPHLASLLFFDATAFLHKFKLLNISFLFCIYKRLNVLNLEGINLRLNELPAEVESLLRLRYLALEAERMRFIPPSIAKLSHLETFCLNSHQIVSLPDSIWNMKKLRHVHAKMGVVIRVSSNDKGVENLSTLPNLGTLSCLRLYKEGENLLRRIPNVRRLNISDERTGNGVLNMSRLDCLESLTLGSREHVELSFPMNMKKLSLYNVGLPCRKMSLVEQLPYLEVLELRKQSMVGHMWELMEKGFPKLRVLTLEEVEVEEWTEADPDSGYGYFPRLQQLNLQRISKLEKTPACLGSISNLKTIQVAHCGSRVKSLVREIEEEQKDNYGNDVNLKIIIID from the coding sequence ATGAATTGGAAAATTGCTAATACTAAATCGTCTATTTATGCTGCTTTGAGTGCTCAAGTCCAAGATCTTGAAGCAAAGCTGACATTCTTGAAAAGCTTCATTCCCTTTGCCAAAATGCGAGGAACCGCAGATATTCCTGCCTTGCTATTGGCTCACTTTGAAGTGGTGGCTTTGACCGCAGCACGCCTCTCTTACATGTGGTCCTTTTGGAATGATTTTGAGGCAAAGCACAATCCTGAGTTCTACGACAGAAGTGCTTGCAGCTTCAAACTCCTCAGCATCAGAGCTGTTGATTTTCATGTCTACGAGATTTATAAGGAAGTACTTGCAGCTTCAAACTCCTTAGCATCATTACATACAGCAGTGATGGATGAGCGGATATTGAACAACTTCAACGATTCTCTGATAGGACGTCTCTGGGAGTTGTTATGCTGCAGCTCTAGCTTTGTGGATTCTATGaaagatgaaatgcaaaaaCTCTATGCAGGACTGAGGTTTTTGAGAAGCATTTTAAGGGAGCATCATGAGATGATGGatgaacaaaatgaaaaaattggagCTCTCCTTGGTGAGGCAGGCATTATAATATTCTCGCCCAATCTGAGCAGAGTGATAGAAGGAGAAGTTAGCTTCTCAGGATCCACCCAGGTTCTTGATTTTTGTGATCTGCTGGCCAATATCAAGCATTTTAAGGATCAGATCAGTGGCTCAAGTACTATAGAGAGTCTTCCTAATTCCTCTCATAGCTTAAGAGCACCAGAAGTTAGCCAGACTTCCAGCCGCATGCTATCAAAAGGTAAAATGCCAATAGACCATGAAGTCATGGTTGGTCTTGATGATGAGGCAGAAAAAGTAATTGAACCACTTATCAAGCATTTTGAGGATCAGCTCAGTGTCTCAAGTACTATACAGAGTCTTCCTAATTCCTCTCATAGCTTAAGAGCACCAGAAGTTAGCCAGACTTCCAGCCGCATGCTATCAAAAGGTAAAATGCCAATAGCTCGTGAAATCATGGTTGGTCTTGACGATGAGGCAGCAAAAGTAATTGAACGACTTAGATGGGGATCAGAACAGGTGGAAATTGTTCCCATTGTGGGAATGGCTGGGCTTGGTAAGACGACTTTAGCcaaaaaagtttacaatgataGTTCAGTAACCTGTCACTTCCACATTTGTCTTTGGTGCACTGTTTCTCAAGAATTTAACATGAAAAATGTGTTACTTCAAATTTTGTGCTCTGATGGCAAACATTCTAGGAAGGATGAGCTTCAAAATCTGGATGAAGATGACTTGGTTCAAAAGCTCTGCAAAAAGCTATTGAAGAATCGGtatcttgttgtttttgatGATGTCTGGGACATTAAGGTATGGAATGAGCTGAGAACTGCATTCCCCAATGACAAGAATGGAAGTAGAATCATCTTTACGAGTCGATCTTCTAATGTAGCTTCACAGGTTCATTATGGTGGAGAACCTCACTATCTTCACCCACTCAGTGAGAAAGAAAGTTCCGAATTGCTGCTGAAGAAGGTgtttggagaagaagaagaatgtcCTCAAGCATTGCATGGATTGGGAATGGAGATTGCTGAAAAGTGCTGGGGATTGCCACTTGCACTTGTTGTTGTAGCTGGAGTCCTAGCAACTAAAGAGCATGATATTTTGGTTTGGGAAAAGTTTGCTGAAAGTTTAACTTCAACCATGGTGTCTGGTACAGACCAGTGCAAGAAGTCGTTGGAGCTCAGTTATGAGCATTTACCATACCACTTGAAGGCATGCTTGCTGTATTTTGCTGCATTTCGAGAAGATGAAAAAATTGGTGCCAAGAAGTTGATGTGTCTATGGATTGCAGAAGGATTTGTGGAAATAATTGAAGGAAAGAGATCAGAGGATACTGCAGAAGAATATCTGATGGATCTAATTGGTCGAAACTTAGTTATGGTAAGTAAAAGCAGATCCATTGGTGGAGTCAAAACTTGTTACATTCACGATTTGATATTTGAGTTCTGTAAGGGCGAggcgaaagaaaagaaatttcttcaggTCCTGCGAGGTTATGATGAGCTTTCTACCTTTAATGAGCATCCCAACCTACCTCGGTTGTCCATTTGCTCCAGTGGAGAAGATTTTATAAAGTCAAGGCTATTTTGTCCGCATTTAGCCAGTCTGCTATTCTTTGATGCTACTGCTTTTTTGCATAAGTTTAAGTTGCTTAACATCTCCTTCCTTTTTTGCATCTACAAACGTCTTAACGTTCTGAATTTAGAGGGCATTAACCTAAGGCTGAACGAGCTTCCAGCTGAAGTGGAATCACTTCTTCGTTTGAGGTACTTAGCCCTTGAAGCAGAGCGCATGCGATTCATTCCACCATCTATAGCCAAGCTCTCACATTTGGAAACCTTCTGTCTAAATTCTCACCAGATAGTTTCATTGCCAGATAGCATCTGGAACATGAAGAAGTTGAGGCATGTACATGCAAAGATGGGCGTTGTTATTCGTGTATCTTCCAACGACAAAGGTGTTGAAAACCTCTCCACTTTACCCAATTTAGGCACACTCTCTTGTTTGCGTCTTTATAAAGAGGGAGAGAACTTATTGAGAAGGATTCCCAACGTTCGCCGACTTAATATTTCCGATGAACGGACTGGAAATGGAGTGTTGAACATGAGTCGACTAGACTGCCTAGAGTCACTCACCTTAGGTTCACGGGAACATGTTGAGCTTTCCTTTCCCATGAATATGAAGAAGTTGAGTCTTTACAATGTGGGTCTTCCCTGTAGAAAAATGTCATTGGTTGAACAACTACCCTATCTTGAAGTCCTCGAATTAAgaaagcagtcaatggtcggcCATATGTGGGAGCTGATGGAAAAAGGATTCCCTAAACTCAGGGTCTTGACGTTGGAAGAAGTAGAGGTGGAGGAGTGGACAGAGGCAGACCCTGACAGTGGTTATGGTTACTTCCCGCGTCTTCAGCAATTAAATCTTCAAAGAATTTCTAAATTGGAAAAGACGCCTGCTTGTTTAGGGAGTATATCTAATCTAAAAACAATTCAGGTGGCGCATTGCGGAAGTAGAGTCAAATCTTTAGTACGGGAAATTGAAGAAGAACAGAAAGATAATTATGGAAATGATGTGAATCTGAAGATCATCATCATAGATTGA
- the LOC113764813 gene encoding putative late blight resistance protein homolog R1B-14 isoform X3 has translation MTDNELLEFIDLILQNLADLTNDDMNWKIANTKSSIYAALSAQVQDLEAKLTFLKSFIPFAKMRGTADIPALLLAHFEVVALTAARLSYMWSFWNDFEAKHNPEFYDRSACSFKLLSIRAVDFHVYEIYKEVLAASNSLASLHTAVMDERILNNFNDSLIGRLWELLCCSSSFVDSMKDEMQKLYAGLRFLRSILREHHEMMDEQNEKIGALLGEAGIIIFSPNLSRVIEGEVSFSGSTQVLDFCDLLANIKHFKDQISGSSTIESLPNSSHSLRAPEVSQTSSRMLSKGKMPIAREIMVGLDDEAAKVIERLRWGSEQVEIVPIVGMAGLGKTTLAKKVYNDSSVTCHFHICLWCTVSQEFNMKNVLLQILCSDGKHSRKDELQNLDEDDLVQKLCKKLLKNRYLVVFDDVWDIKVWNELRTAFPNDKNGSRIIFTSRSSNVASQVHYGGEPHYLHPLSEKESSELLLKKVFGEEEECPQALHGLGMEIAEKCWGLPLALVVVAGVLATKEHDILVWEKFAESLTSTMVSGTDQCKKSLELSYEHLPYHLKACLLYFAAFREDEKIGAKKLMCLWIAEGFVEIIEGKRSEDTAEEYLMDLIGRNLVMVSKSRSIGGVKTCYIHDLIFEFCKGEAKEKKFLQVLRGYDELSTFNEHPNLPRLSICSSGEDFIKSRLFCPHLASLLFFDATAFLHKFKLLNISFLFCIYKRLNVLNLEGINLRLNELPAEVESLLRLRYLALEAERMRFIPPSIAKLSHLETFCLNSHQIVSLPDSIWNMKKLRHVHAKMGVVIRVSSNDKGVENLSTLPNLGTLSCLRLYKEGENLLRRIPNVRRLNISDERTGNGVLNMSRLDCLESLTLGSREHVELSFPMNMKKLSLYNVGLPCRKMSLVEQLPYLEVLELRKQSMVGHMWELMEKGFPKLRVLTLEEVEVEEWTEADPDSGYGYFPRLQQLNLQRISKLEKTPACLGSISNLKTIQVAHCGSRVKSLVREIEEEQKDNYGNDVNLKIIIID, from the exons ATGACAGATAATGAACTGTTGGAATTCATAGACCTCATCCTGCAAAATCTAGCAGATTTGACAAATGACGATATGAATTGGAAAATTGCTAATACTAAATCGTCTATTTATGCTGCTTTGAGTGCTCAAGTCCAAGATCTTGAAGCAAAGCTGACATTCTTGAAAAGCTTCATTCCCTTTGCCAAAATGCGAGGAACCGCAGATATTCCTGCCTTGCTATTGGCTCACTTTGAAGTGGTGGCTTTGACCGCAGCACGCCTCTCTTACATGTGGTCCTTTTGGAATGATTTTGAGGCAAAGCACAATCCTGAGTTCTACGACAGAAGTGCTTGCAGCTTCAAACTCCTCAGCATCAGAGCTGTTGATTTTCATGTCTACGAGATTTATAAGGAAGTACTTGCAGCTTCAAACTCCTTAGCATCATTACATACAGCAGTGATGGATGAGCGGATATTGAACAACTTCAACGATTCTCTGATAGGACGTCTCTGGGAGTTGTTATGCTGCAGCTCTAGCTTTGTGGATTCTATGaaagatgaaatgcaaaaaCTCTATGCAGGACTGAGGTTTTTGAGAAGCATTTTAAGGGAGCATCATGAGATGATGGatgaacaaaatgaaaaaattggagCTCTCCTTGGTGAGGCAGGCATTATAATATTCTCGCCCAATCTGAGCAGAGTGATAGAAGGAGAAGTTAGCTTCTCAGGATCCACCCAGGTTCTTGATTTTTGTGATCTGCTGGCCAATATCAAGCATTTTAAGGATCAGATCAGTGGCTCAAGTACTATAGAGAGTCTTCCTAATTCCTCTCATAGCTTAAGAGCACCAGAAGTTAGCCAGACTTCCAGCCGCATGCTATCAAAAG GTAAAATGCCAATAGCTCGTGAAATCATGGTTGGTCTTGACGATGAGGCAGCAAAAGTAATTGAACGACTTAGATGGGGATCAGAACAGGTGGAAATTGTTCCCATTGTGGGAATGGCTGGGCTTGGTAAGACGACTTTAGCcaaaaaagtttacaatgataGTTCAGTAACCTGTCACTTCCACATTTGTCTTTGGTGCACTGTTTCTCAAGAATTTAACATGAAAAATGTGTTACTTCAAATTTTGTGCTCTGATGGCAAACATTCTAGGAAGGATGAGCTTCAAAATCTGGATGAAGATGACTTGGTTCAAAAGCTCTGCAAAAAGCTATTGAAGAATCGGtatcttgttgtttttgatGATGTCTGGGACATTAAGGTATGGAATGAGCTGAGAACTGCATTCCCCAATGACAAGAATGGAAGTAGAATCATCTTTACGAGTCGATCTTCTAATGTAGCTTCACAGGTTCATTATGGTGGAGAACCTCACTATCTTCACCCACTCAGTGAGAAAGAAAGTTCCGAATTGCTGCTGAAGAAGGTgtttggagaagaagaagaatgtcCTCAAGCATTGCATGGATTGGGAATGGAGATTGCTGAAAAGTGCTGGGGATTGCCACTTGCACTTGTTGTTGTAGCTGGAGTCCTAGCAACTAAAGAGCATGATATTTTGGTTTGGGAAAAGTTTGCTGAAAGTTTAACTTCAACCATGGTGTCTGGTACAGACCAGTGCAAGAAGTCGTTGGAGCTCAGTTATGAGCATTTACCATACCACTTGAAGGCATGCTTGCTGTATTTTGCTGCATTTCGAGAAGATGAAAAAATTGGTGCCAAGAAGTTGATGTGTCTATGGATTGCAGAAGGATTTGTGGAAATAATTGAAGGAAAGAGATCAGAGGATACTGCAGAAGAATATCTGATGGATCTAATTGGTCGAAACTTAGTTATGGTAAGTAAAAGCAGATCCATTGGTGGAGTCAAAACTTGTTACATTCACGATTTGATATTTGAGTTCTGTAAGGGCGAggcgaaagaaaagaaatttcttcaggTCCTGCGAGGTTATGATGAGCTTTCTACCTTTAATGAGCATCCCAACCTACCTCGGTTGTCCATTTGCTCCAGTGGAGAAGATTTTATAAAGTCAAGGCTATTTTGTCCGCATTTAGCCAGTCTGCTATTCTTTGATGCTACTGCTTTTTTGCATAAGTTTAAGTTGCTTAACATCTCCTTCCTTTTTTGCATCTACAAACGTCTTAACGTTCTGAATTTAGAGGGCATTAACCTAAGGCTGAACGAGCTTCCAGCTGAAGTGGAATCACTTCTTCGTTTGAGGTACTTAGCCCTTGAAGCAGAGCGCATGCGATTCATTCCACCATCTATAGCCAAGCTCTCACATTTGGAAACCTTCTGTCTAAATTCTCACCAGATAGTTTCATTGCCAGATAGCATCTGGAACATGAAGAAGTTGAGGCATGTACATGCAAAGATGGGCGTTGTTATTCGTGTATCTTCCAACGACAAAGGTGTTGAAAACCTCTCCACTTTACCCAATTTAGGCACACTCTCTTGTTTGCGTCTTTATAAAGAGGGAGAGAACTTATTGAGAAGGATTCCCAACGTTCGCCGACTTAATATTTCCGATGAACGGACTGGAAATGGAGTGTTGAACATGAGTCGACTAGACTGCCTAGAGTCACTCACCTTAGGTTCACGGGAACATGTTGAGCTTTCCTTTCCCATGAATATGAAGAAGTTGAGTCTTTACAATGTGGGTCTTCCCTGTAGAAAAATGTCATTGGTTGAACAACTACCCTATCTTGAAGTCCTCGAATTAAgaaagcagtcaatggtcggcCATATGTGGGAGCTGATGGAAAAAGGATTCCCTAAACTCAGGGTCTTGACGTTGGAAGAAGTAGAGGTGGAGGAGTGGACAGAGGCAGACCCTGACAGTGGTTATGGTTACTTCCCGCGTCTTCAGCAATTAAATCTTCAAAGAATTTCTAAATTGGAAAAGACGCCTGCTTGTTTAGGGAGTATATCTAATCTAAAAACAATTCAGGTGGCGCATTGCGGAAGTAGAGTCAAATCTTTAGTACGGGAAATTGAAGAAGAACAGAAAGATAATTATGGAAATGATGTGAATCTGAAGATCATCATCATAGATTGA